The Deltaproteobacteria bacterium genome contains the following window.
TGTGCGAGGCGCTCGGCGTGAGCGAAGTGAACCAGCGCGTCCTGTTGCACAGGGCGCGCTCCCGCGTGCGGCGGGAGATTGCCCGGCATGTCGAACGGAGAAACCCATGAATCGCGCCCTGCCGGCCGATCTCGACTGCATCGCGGCCGTGGAGCAGGTCACGGACTACCTCGAAGGCGCGCTTCCGCCACACGCGCGCACCGAGTTCGAGCAGCACCTCGTGACCTGCCCCGGCTGCGTCACCTACTTGCGGCAGCTCCGCGCCCAGATCGCGGCTTCCTCGACGCTGGCCGAGCAGCGGCCGGTCCCCGAGGAAGTGACGCAAGAGCTGCTGGCCATGTTCCGCGCATCGCGAGGTGAGAAATGATCGCCTGGAAGTTCTTCGCGCCCGGAGCCGTGGCGCCGTTCACAGGCGTTCGCTGGCCGGCAACCGGCTGGATGGAGAGTGCTGCCGGTCCGGACAACGGAGTTCACGCCTGCGCAGTCGAGCACCTCCCGTATTGGTTCGACGAGGAGCTATGGGAAGTGGAGCTCGACTCTCCCGTCACACACGGTGCGCGCCAGCTCGTCGCCCGGAGGGGTCGACTGCTCGTGCAAATCGACGAATGGCCGAAGGCGCAGGCGGAATTCAGCTTGGCCTGCGTCGATCGGACCCGGCGTCGTGTGGAGGAAGCGCTTCGCCGCGGGGACCGCAGCGCGGATTTCGCCGGCTACCTCGCCGACGTCATCCGCCGCCAGCCTTATCCCGGCGCCTGCGCCTATATCGCTGCGAGGGCGGCAGCGGCAGCGGACGGCATGCCCGGCCATGACCAAGAACGTGCTGCCCAGGTCGAATGGCTCGCAAGTCGTTTGCGCCTCGCGCATCCTTAACCCGGCCTCGCCAACGGCCGCGTCCGCCGCTCGCGCAGTTGCTCGAGGCTTCGCTGCAGCTCGGGCATCCCCTGCGCCAGCAGCTCCAGCTCCTTCTTCGGCAAGCTCCAGACGCTGAGCGGCCTGGCGCAGCGGATGGTCGCATTGCGTGTCGTGTGATCGAGTAATGCCATCTCCCCGAAGAGCTCGCCGGCGCCGAGCCGCGCGATCACCTGGTCGCGGACCACCACCTCCGCCTCTCCGTCGAGGATGGCGTAGATGCGGTCGCCCAGATCGCCCTGCCGGAACACCTCCTGCCCTGGCTCGAAGTGCTCGCGCAGCAGGAGCTGGTTGTTGCCGAAGCGGAACTGCACCAGCTCCGGCGGCAGGAACAGATCGAACGTCCATGACGCCGCGACCTTCAGCCTGCGCCCGAACCCCGGCAGCT
Protein-coding sequences here:
- a CDS encoding anti-sigma factor — encoded protein: MNRALPADLDCIAAVEQVTDYLEGALPPHARTEFEQHLVTCPGCVTYLRQLRAQIAASSTLAEQRPVPEEVTQELLAMFRASRGEK